In one window of Helianthus annuus cultivar XRQ/B chromosome 17, HanXRQr2.0-SUNRISE, whole genome shotgun sequence DNA:
- the LOC110891551 gene encoding zinc finger BED domain-containing protein RICESLEEPER 2-like, producing the protein MDIEAETTCNGIKRKKPYEELKPTASGDDARTAEHEATSEKNSDSDGGGVDAQENKTEDLELMEKSDREIAASIERFKRNLQIIGVKLPDGGEKYKAILRRHEYELERRKKLQLEKVCHLLCHKPPPSAGIFITTLGMSNNSEFGQHSIGGEHEDEGNSYSSGKHHSYVCDYFDLLPVAPNGDKKAKCSACGRVYVTNASSGTSNLRRHIPKCFDIDEPGQAKKQKRAPLDQAMYREKLAISIIKHNYPFSYVEHEETRNLHKFLHGDVKFITRNTAKADVLKIYEREKMILKDKLEKVTGRICLTSDLWSSITTDGFMALTAHYVDENWNLRKKVLNFRVIPPPHTGSILAEHLIIFLADWGIEKKVFTITLDNAKYNDILVYRLKDHLRLNNALVCDGDFTHVRCSAHVLNLIVQAGLKVIEGAIEKVRESVKYVRASAARKDKFAECIQILSLQCGKYVRQDIVTRWNSTYLMLDCALAYRRAYTRLALVDSSFQTSPSEEEWVRVEIITRLLKPFYEITTLFSGSSYPTSNLYFHRVWRIRLYIEKEMCNVDQVISGMAKDMKEKFDKYWKSYSMILSFAAILDPRYKVKLIEYCFSKLNMTFKEREEKLKRIMDGMHKLYDKEYNIQSETMHDSLTPESSNVSGNMLDELDGFDTFQSQYKVVDNEKSQLTLYLEEPSVDRKVELDVLQYWKDNQVRYPKLAVMARDILSIPITTVASESSFSIGGRVLSKYRTSLLSSNVEALLCTRDWLFDLEDENDNEMDEDLAEDIKALIPTFGNF; encoded by the exons ATGGACATCGAAGCAGAAACCACTTGCAACGGAATCAAGCGAAAGAAACCCTACGAGGAGCTAAAGCCTACCGCTTCCGGCGATGACGCTCGTACGGCGGAACATGAGGCCACATCAGAGAAGAATTCCGATAGTGACGGTGGTGGAGTGGACGCGCAGGAGAATAAAACGGAGGATTTGGAACTTATGGAGAAATCGGACCGTGAAATTGCGGCGAGTATTGAAAGGTTCAAGAGAAATTTGCAGATTATAGGTGTTAAGTTGCCTGATGGAGGTGAAAAGTACAAGGCGATTTTAAGAAGACATGAATATGAACTCGAACGGAGGAAGAAACTTCAGTTAGAGAAGGTTTGTCATCTCCTCTGCCACAAACCCCCACCCTCCGCCGGCATctttataacaaccctcg GTATGTCAAACAACTCGGAATTTGGACAACATAGTATAGGAGGGGAACATGAGGATGAAGGCAATTcatatagttcgggtaaacatCATTCTTATGTTTGTGACTATTTTGACCTATTACCGGTTGCACCCAATGGGGACAAAAAAGCAAAATGCAGTGCTTGCGGACGGGTGTATGTTACGAATGCAAGCTCGGGGACATCTAACTTAAGACGACATATCCCTAAATGTTTTGATATTGATGAGCCTGGTCAGGCGAAAAAACAAAAACGCGCCCCTTTAGATCAAGCGATGTACAGGGAGAAGTTAGCAATTTCAATTATCAAACATAACTACCCTTTCAGCTATGTTGAGCATGAGGAAACAAGAAATTTGCACAAATTTCTACACGGTGATGTTAAATTCATAACAAGAAATACTGCAAAGGCGGATGTCTTAAAGATATACGAGCGAGAGAAGATGATTCTTAAAGACAAGTTAGAAAAGGTAACCGGTAGGATATGCTTGACTTCTGATTTATGGAGTTCGATCACGACAGATGGATTTATGGCATTAACAGCTCATTATGTTGATGAGAATTGGAATCTAAGGAAAAAAGTGCTAAACTTTAGAGTTATACCCCCTCCACACACTGGTTCCATTTTAGCAGAGCACTTGATCATTTTTTTAGCAGATTGGGGCATCGAGAAAAAAGTTTTTACCATCACACTAGACAATGCAAAATACAATGACATATTAGTATATCGTTTAAAAGATCATTTGCGTTTGAATAACGCATTAGTGTGTGATGGAGATTTTACTCATGTGCGTTGTTCAGCGCACGTGTTAAATCTTATCGTTCAAGCCGGATTGAAAGTAATTGAAGGGGCCATTGAAAAGGTGCGAGAGTCGGTGAAATACGTGAGAGCAAGTGCTGCTAGGAAGGATAAGTTTGCGGAATGCATACAAATACTTTCACTACAGTGTGGGAAGTATGTTCGTCAAGATATTGTAACGAGATGGAACTCTACATATCTTATGCTTGATTGTGCATTAGCTTATCGACGGGCTTATACTCGGTTAGCCTTAGTTGATTCAAGTTTTCAAACTTCTCCGTCAGAAGAGGAATGGGTAAGGGTGGAAATAATCACACGACTTTTGAAACCTTTTTATGAAATCACGACTTTGTTTTCTGGAAGCTCTTATCCTACCTCGAACTTATATTTTCATCGCGTGTGGAGAATTCGGTTGTATATTGAAAAAGAGATGTGCAATGTGGATCAAGTTATTAGTGGCATGGCGAAAGACATGAAAGAAAAGTTTGATAAATATTGGAAAAGTTATTCCATGATTTTGTCTTTTGCGGCTATTCTAGATCCTCGGTACAAGGTTAAGCTTattgaatattgtttttcaaaacttAACATGACATTTAAAGAGCGTGAAGAGAAATTGAAgcgtattatggatggtatgcaTAAGCTATATGATAAGGAGTATAATATTCAATCGGAGACAATGCATGATTCTTTAACACCCGAGAGTTCAAATGTTAGTGGCAATATGCTCGACGAGTTGGATGGGTTCGATACATTTCAAAGCCAATACAAAGTTGTTGATAATGAAAAGTCACAGTTGACATTGTATTTGGAGGAACCTAGCGTTGATAGAAAAGTAGAACTTGATGTTTTACAGTATTGGAAGGATAATCAAGTAAGGTATCCAAAACTAGCTGTAATGGCTCGTGATATATTGAGCATCCCGATTACTACTGTTGCTTCCGAATCATCTTTTAGTATAGGAGGTCGGGTGTTAAGTAAGTATCGAACTTCATTGTTATCATCAAATGTTGAGGCATTGCTATGCACACGTGATTGGTTATTTGATTTAGAAG atgaaaacgataacgaaaTGGATGAAGATCTTGCTGAAGACATTAAAGCATTGATTCCAACTTTTGGCAACTTTTAG